One part of the Glycine soja cultivar W05 chromosome 11, ASM419377v2, whole genome shotgun sequence genome encodes these proteins:
- the LOC114374075 gene encoding uncharacterized protein LOC114374075 isoform X2, producing the protein MEVSASASRRRNNSICIKISLLILVIFHFSSTITAIRKDVGFQIIHPCKTTVQGRYLLSDDNGYVCNAASVNSRSRCCPQRGEKFSCHGCNLLSQCCNSYEYCVSCCLNPALISKEQVLKMKVAKPTTARTYSSVFDYCAGRCRHSSESVVHENAYISDFHHCFSLSSNSSGKNSTLTEARLSGINVVVGRQGESCNSVCKSRGQSCVPNKLVVLNSCDIIQKYMSCKGSCLASVGADQPAEVVYDAPVHLNPGSCLYTETQSILSCDGLHQHTRRLCPCA; encoded by the exons ATGGAAGTGTCTGCATCAGCATCAAGGAGGAGGAACAACAGCATATGCATAAAAATCTCGTTGCTTATTCTCGTAATCTTTCACTTTTCATCCACAATCACTGCTATCAGGAAAGATGTTGGCTTTCAAATCATTCATCCCTGCAAAACCACCGTTCAAGGAAGATACCTCCTTTCAGATGATAACG GTTATGTGTGTAATGCCGCGTCTGTTAATTCACGCTCTCGATGCTGCCCTCAAAGAGGGGAGAAATTCTCTTGCCA TGGATGCAACCTTCTTTCACAATGTTGCAACTCTTATGAATATTGTGTTTCCTGCTGCCTCAATCCTGCTTTA ATAAGTAAGGAACAAGTGCTGAAGATGAAGGTTGCCAAGCCTACTACTGCGA GGacttattcaagtgtttttgacTACTGTGCTGGGAGATGCCGTCATAGTTCTGAGAGTGTG GTCCATGAAAATGCTTATATTAGTGACTTCCACCACTGCTTTTCTCTGTCATCAAATTCTTCTG GGAAAAATAGTACTCTCACAGAAGCAAGACTGAGTGGCATCAATGTTGTTGTTGGGAG GCAAGGTGAATCATGTAATTCAGTTTGCAAATCAAGAGGACAATCATGTGTCCCAAATAAACTTGTGGTGCTTAATAGTTGTGACAT TATTCAGAAATATATGAGCTGCAAGGGATCTTGCTTGGCAAGTGTCGGAGCTGATCAACCTGCTGAAGTTGTTTATGATGCCCCAGTGCATCTG AATCCAGGATCATGTTTGTACACTGAAACACAGTCTATACTTTCTTGTGATGGTTTACATCAGCACACAAGAAGACTGTGCCCCTGTGCATAG
- the LOC114375004 gene encoding serine/threonine-protein kinase-like protein ACR4 produces MGFSLKHQSIYGFNVNQCLLGLLLDLVVLSHLWLQVTSLGSMSSIATSYGEKGSVFCGLKSDGSHTVTCYGSNSAIIYGTPTHFSFLGLTAGEGFVCGLLMGSNQPYCWGSSSYIEMGVPQPMIKGAQYLEISAGDYHVCGLRKPMTGRHRNVSLVDCWGYNMTKNYVVGGMIQSISAGSEFNCGLFSQNRTAFCWGDETNSLVISLIPHDMRFRKISAGGYHVCGISEGVNSKTFCWGRSLNLEEEISVSHAGQGNVDLAPNDPMLSLVGGKFHACGIKSYDRGVICWGFIIKPSSPSPKGIKVFEVAAGDYFTCAVLADKSLMPLCWGVGFPTSLPLAVSPGMCQPSPCAPGSYAIDKHKSLCKSPDSRVCMRCSGACPPEMYLKSACNLAYDRVCEYNCSSCSSSECFLNCSSSYSNAAASTEKKSEKIWALQLPVLIAEIAFAVFVVSIMSITTVLYVRYRLRDCECSKGSGVKKLGGNSSFQNENKVRPDLEELNKIRRAQIFTYEELETATGGFKEESIVGKGSFSCVFKGVFKDGTVVAVKRAIVSPNMQKNSKEFNTELDLLSRLNHAHLLNLLGYCEEGEERLLVYEFMAHGSLHQHLHGTNQVLREQLDWIRRVTIAVQAARGIEYLHGYACPPVIHRDIKSSNILIDEEHNARVADFGLSLLGPADSGSPLAELPAGTLGYLDPEYYRLHYLTTKSDVYSFGVLLLEILSGRKAIDMQYEECNIVEWAVPLIKSGDITAISDPVLKPPPDLEALKRIANVACKCVRMRGKERPSMDKVTTALERGLAQLMGSPCIEQPILPTEVVLGSNRLHKKSSQRSSNRSVSETDVAETEDQRFEFRAPSWITFPSVASSQRRKSSVSEEDVDGKNNNAEGKNLGNVDVLRSLEEEIGPASPRERMFLQHNF; encoded by the coding sequence ATGGGGTTCTCATTAAAACACCAATCAATCTACGGTTTCAATGTGAACCAATGTTTACTTGGGCTTCTACTTGACCTGGTGGTTTTGTCACACTTGTGGTTGCAAGTTACAAGCCTTGGTTCCATGTCATCCATTGCCACCTCTTACGGAGAAAAGGGTTCTGTGTTTTGTGGTTTGAAATCTGATGGCTCTCACACAGTGACATGTTATGGATCAAACTCAGCCATAATCTACGGAACACCAACACATTTTTCATTCCTTGGCCTAACAGCTGGAGAAGGCTTTGTATGTGGTCTTCTAATGGGTTCTAATCAACCATACTGTTGGGGAAGCAGTTCCTACATTGAAATGGGAGTGCCTCAACCTATGATCAAAGGAGCACAGTACCTAGAAATCAGTGCTGGTGATTACCATGTCTGTGGCTTGAGGAAACCTATGACTGGAAGGCACAGGAACGTTTCCTTGGTTGATTGCTGGGGCTACAACATGACCAAGAACTATGTGGTTGGTGGAATGATTCAATCAATCTCAGCAGGTTCTGAATTCAACTGTGGCCTTTTTTCTCAGAACAGGACTGCGTTCTGCTGGGGAGATGAGACTAACAGCCTAGTCATTAGTTTGATTCCACATGACATGAGATTCCGGAAAATTTCAGCTGGGGGGTACCATGTGTGTGGAATCTCAGAAGGGGTGAACTCCAAAACTTTTtgttgggggagaagcttgaaCCTTGAGGAAGAAATTTCAGTGTCACATGCAGGTCAAGGAAACGTTGATTTGGCACCAAATGACCCTATGCTTTCTTTAGTGGGAGGGAAGTTCCATGCATGTGGCATTAAGAGCTATGACCGTGGAGTTATTTGTTGGGGATTTATCATCAAACCAAGTTCACCATCTCCTAAAGGGATTAAGGTTTTTGAAGTTGCTGCTGGTGATTACTTTACTTGTGCAGTTCTTGCTGACAAATCTCTTATGCCTTTATGTTGGGGTGTTGGCTTTCCCACTTCTCTTCCTTTAGCTGTTTCACCAGGAATGTGCCAACCTTCTCCATGTGCTCCTGGCTCCTATGCAATTGATAAGCATAAGAGTCTTTGCAAGTCACCGGATTCTCGTGTTTGCATGAGGTGCAGTGGTGCTTGTCCTCCTGAAATGTATCTGAAGAGTGCATGCAATTTGGCATATGATAGAGTGTGTGAATATAACTGTTCCTCTTGTTCTTCATCTGAATGCTTCTTGAACTGCTCCTCTTCATATTCCAATGCTGCTGCTTCTACTGAgaagaaaagtgaaaaaatttGGGCTCTGCAGTTGCCAGTTCTCATTGCTGAGATTGCTTTTGCAGTTTTCGTAGTTAGTATTATGTCAATAACTACGGTTTTATACGTCCGCTACAGGCTAAGAGATTGTGAGTGTTCAAAAGGGTCAGGGGTGAAGAAACTTGGTGGAAATTCTTCCTTCCAAAACGAGAACAAGGTGAGGCCAGACTTGGAGGAACTTAATAAGATCAGAAGGGCTCAAATATTCACCTATGAGGAGCTTGAAACTGCAACCGGTGGATTCAAGGAAGAGTCCATAGTAGGGAAGGGAAGTTTTTCTTGTGTGTTCAAGGGAGTTTTCAAAGATGGGACAGTTGTTGCTGTCAAAAGGGCTATAGTGTCTCCCAACATGCAGAAGAACTCCAAGGAGTTTAACACTGAACTTGACTTGCTCTCAAGGTTGAACCATGCTCATTTGCTCAACCTTCTAGGGTATTGCGAAGAAGGTGAAGAGAGGCTTCTTGTGTATGAGTTCATGGCTCACGGATCTTTGCACCAACACTTGCATGGAACAAACCAAGTGTTGAGAGAGCAACTAGATTGGATAAGAAGGGTCACAATTGCAGTTCAAGCGGCACGTGGAATCGAATACTTGCATGGATATGCTTGCCCTCCAGTGATTCATAGAGACATCAAGTCCTCAAACATTCTCATTGATGAAGAACACAATGCAAGAGTGGCTGattttggtttatcattgttAGGTCCTGCAGACAGTGGTTCCCCTTTGGCTGAACTCCCAGCTGGGACTCTTGGCTATCTTGATCCTGAGTACTATAGGCTTCACTACCTCACAACAAAATCTGATGTCTATAGCTTTGGTGTTCTCCTTTTGGAGATTCTAAGTGGTAGAAAAGCAATTGACATGCAATATGAAGAATGCAACATAGTGGAATGGGCAGTGCCTCTTATCAAATCAGGAGACATAACTGCGATTTCAGACCCGGTTTTAAAGCCTCCTCCTGATCTTGAAGCATTGAAGAGAATAGCAAATGTGGCTTGTAAGTGTGTGAGAATGAGAGGGAAAGAGAGGCCCTCAATGGATAAAGTAACAACAGCTTTGGAGAGAGGTCTTGCACAGTTAATGGGAAGTCCATGCATTGAGCAGCCTATTTTGCCCACTGAGGTGGTTTTGGGAAGCAACAGATTGCACAAGAAGTCATCTCAAAGGTCTTCAAACAGGTCAGTTTCTGAGACTGATGTGGCAGAAACTGAGGACCAAAGGTTTGAGTTTAGAGCACCCTCATGGATAACTTTCCCTAGTGTGGCATCTTCTCAGAGGAGAAAATCATCAGTGTCTGAGGAAGATGTAGATGGGAAGAACAATAATGCAGAAGGGAAGAACTTGGGCAATGTTGATGTTTTGAGAAGCCTTGAGGAAGAGATTGGTCCTGCTTCTCCAAGAGAGAGGATGTTCTTGCAGCACAACTTCTAA
- the LOC114373505 gene encoding tetrapyrrole-binding protein, chloroplastic-like yields MFQTKMATNSLHYSIQHHHHSLTKRHHPSDTPPHTSLFLKHPTPPIHPNITISHTPSNSHITYSLSQTTSSSTTSPTTPSFDLLRHHLSNKNFELADEETRRLLIVLAGEAAQKRGYVFFSEVKFISEGGLRAIDSLWREYSGGKFGYSVQKKLLEKANGDFTKFFIKVGWMKKLDTEMEQYNYRSFPTEFIWELNDDTPEGHLPLTNALRGTQLLNNVLKHPAFDVVDDKEEKEKDGENKENGGAISATGLKDNGSSSKRIFKTDYSF; encoded by the coding sequence ATGTTCCAAACTAAAATGGCAACTAACTCTCTCCATTACTCCATCCAACACCACCACCATTCCCTCACCAAACGCCATCACCCTTCAGACACCCCACCCCACACATCACTTTTCCTCAAACACCCTACACCCCCTATACACCCCAACATCACTATCTCCCACACTCCTTCAAACTCACACATCACTTACTCCCTCTCTCAAACCacctcttcctccaccacctccCCAACCACCCCTTCCTTTGACCTCCTCCGCCACCACCTCTCCAACAAAAACTTCGAATTGGCCGATGAGGAGACGCGCCGTCTCCTTATCGTCCTAGCTGGCGAAGCCGCGCAGAAGCGTGGCTACGTCTTTTTCTCGGAGGTGAAGTTCATCTCTGAGGGTGGCCTGCGGGCCATAGACTCCCTCTGGAGGGAGTACAGTGGCGGGAAATTCGGGTACAGCGTGCAGAAGAAGCTACTGGAGAAGGCCAATGGGGACTTCACCAAGTTCTTCATCAAGGTTGGGTGGATGAAGAAGCTTGACACTGAGATGGAGCAATACAACTACAGGTCCTTCCCCACTGAGTTCATCTGGGAGCTCAATGATGACACCCCAGAGGGGCATTTGCCTCTCACAAACGCTCTCAGAGGGACACAGTTGCTCAACAACGTTCTCAAACACCCAGCTTTTGATGTAGTTGatgacaaagaagaaaaagaaaaagatggtgAGAACAAGGAAAATGGAGGAGCAATCTCTGCCACAGGATTAAAGGATAATGGTTCTTCTTCAAAGAGGATCTTCAAAACGGACTATAGCTTCTGA
- the LOC114374913 gene encoding uncharacterized protein LOC114374913 — translation MKPYSSPTTRIFTRHYIRPKSRHLHHFSFIFRSISKPKTLFFLAPTSEIVTESDSAENMAQLEEEKARRRRERSPEQGKNTVQRSRFSIRRRRLRSALRRYYRIMRNFRRRLQGSSRIASSCSY, via the exons ATGAAGCCTTACTCATCTCCGACTACTCGTATTTTTACTCGTCACTATATAAGACCAAAATCGCGCCACCTCCATCACTTCTCATTCATTTTTCGATCCATTTCGAAACCGAAAACCCTCTTCTTCCTCGCTCCGACTTCCGAAATCGTAACCGAATCGGATTCAGCTGAGAATATGGCACAGCTCGAAGAAGAAAAAGCGCGGCGGCGGCGGGAGCGGTCGCCGGAGCAAGGGAAGAACACAGTCCAAAGATCACGCTTCTCAATTCGGCGCCGACGATTACGATCAGCTCTCCGAAGATATTACCGCATT ATGCGCAATTTTCGAAGAAGACTGCAAGGTTCTTCCAGGATCGCCTCCTCGTGTAGTTATTAA
- the LOC114374075 gene encoding uncharacterized protein LOC114374075 isoform X1 encodes MEVSASASRRRNNSICIKISLLILVIFHFSSTITAIRKDVGFQIIHPCKTTVQGRYLLSDDNGYVCNAASVNSRSRCCPQRGEKFSCHGCNLLSQCCNSYEYCVSCCLNPALISKEQVLKMKVAKPTTARTYSSVFDYCAGRCRHSSESVVHENAYISDFHHCFSLSSNSSAGKNSTLTEARLSGINVVVGRQGESCNSVCKSRGQSCVPNKLVVLNSCDIIQKYMSCKGSCLASVGADQPAEVVYDAPVHLNPGSCLYTETQSILSCDGLHQHTRRLCPCA; translated from the exons ATGGAAGTGTCTGCATCAGCATCAAGGAGGAGGAACAACAGCATATGCATAAAAATCTCGTTGCTTATTCTCGTAATCTTTCACTTTTCATCCACAATCACTGCTATCAGGAAAGATGTTGGCTTTCAAATCATTCATCCCTGCAAAACCACCGTTCAAGGAAGATACCTCCTTTCAGATGATAACG GTTATGTGTGTAATGCCGCGTCTGTTAATTCACGCTCTCGATGCTGCCCTCAAAGAGGGGAGAAATTCTCTTGCCA TGGATGCAACCTTCTTTCACAATGTTGCAACTCTTATGAATATTGTGTTTCCTGCTGCCTCAATCCTGCTTTA ATAAGTAAGGAACAAGTGCTGAAGATGAAGGTTGCCAAGCCTACTACTGCGA GGacttattcaagtgtttttgacTACTGTGCTGGGAGATGCCGTCATAGTTCTGAGAGTGTG GTCCATGAAAATGCTTATATTAGTGACTTCCACCACTGCTTTTCTCTGTCATCAAATTCTTCTG CAGGGAAAAATAGTACTCTCACAGAAGCAAGACTGAGTGGCATCAATGTTGTTGTTGGGAG GCAAGGTGAATCATGTAATTCAGTTTGCAAATCAAGAGGACAATCATGTGTCCCAAATAAACTTGTGGTGCTTAATAGTTGTGACAT TATTCAGAAATATATGAGCTGCAAGGGATCTTGCTTGGCAAGTGTCGGAGCTGATCAACCTGCTGAAGTTGTTTATGATGCCCCAGTGCATCTG AATCCAGGATCATGTTTGTACACTGAAACACAGTCTATACTTTCTTGTGATGGTTTACATCAGCACACAAGAAGACTGTGCCCCTGTGCATAG